CGGCAGATCGATGACGGAGGATCTTATGTGCTTACAGAAAAACTAAGGACATTGGGCATCACCACGCATACGCAAAAAAATACTGCCGTGATCCTGGGTAATGAAACCATTACGGGGCTGATGTTTACAGATGGCAGCATCCTCAGCACAGACATGCTGGTCATTTCCGCCGGCATTAAGCCACGCGATGAGCTGGCAAGAAAATGCGGTTTGCAGATCGGACACCGGGGAGGCATTGCCGTAAATGACCAGATGCAGACCAGCGATCCTTCAATTTTTGCCATTGGCGAATGCGCGGTACACGAAGGCGCCGTTTACGGTTTGGTAGCCCCCGGCTACGAAATGGCTGAAGTGGCGGTACATCAAATTACCGGAGGCAACAAACAATTCAGCGGATTTGATATGAGCACCAAACTGAAACTGATCGGCATTGATGTGGCCAGTTTTGGGGATCCTTTTATAGACGATAAGGAAGCACGCTCCATCGTTTACCACGACAACCACAAAGGCATTTATAAACGCATCAATATTTCCAATGATGGAACCCAGCTGTTGGGAGGCATCCTGGTAGGCGATGCTGAAGCCTACAATAAGCTACAGCAGATCTGTACCAACAAACTGGCCATACCGTCTTCCCCATCCAACCTGATCGTATCAACAGACAAAACCGAAAATGACCACAACGACTTCGAACTTCCCGCCGAAGCCCTGATCTGCAGTTGTGAAGGCGTAAAAAAGCAGGCGATTGAGGATGCCGTTGTTCAGAACGGTTGCGAATCCTTTGATGCCGTGAAAAAATGTACCGGCGCGGGTTCCGGTTGCGGCGGATGTACACCGATGGTAAAAGACATTATCAATGCCACCCTAAAGAAACAAGGCAAGATTGTACGCAATATCATTTGCGAACACTTTGCCTACTCCCGCCAGGAGCTTTTCGACCTGATAAAGATCAAAGACCTGCATACATTTGATGAAGTACTGGATTCCTTCGGTACCGGAGACGGCTGCGAAGTTTGCCGGCCGGCCATCAGTTCCATCCTGGCCAGTCTCTGGAATGCGCTGATCATCAAAAATGAAAATGCAACCTCACAGGATACCAACGACCGGTTTTTAGCCAATATTCAAAAAGGAGGCACGTATTCTGTGGTACCCCGTATTCCGGGCGGGGAAATTACACCGGAGAAGCTCATTGTGATTGGAACCGTTGCGAAAAAATATAACCTGTACACTAAAATAACCGGTGGGCAACGGATCGATCTTTTTGGCGCTCATTTAAATGATCTGCCCCTTATCTGGGAAGAACTGATCGCTGCCGGTTTCGAAAGCGGCCATGCTTACGGAAAGGCACTGCGTACAGTGAAAAGCTGCGTAGGCTCTACCTGGTGTCGGTTTGGTTTACACGATAGTGTAAGCTTTGCAGTACGTGTAGAAAACCGTTACAAAGGGCTAAGGGCTCCGCACAAGATCAAATCGGCCGTTTCCGGCTGCATCCGGGAATGTGCCGAAGCACAGTCCAAAGACTTTGGCATCATTGCAACGGAAAAAGGCTGGAACCTTTACGTGTGTGGTAATGGCGGCTCCAAGCCCCAGCACGCTTTATTACTGGCCGCTGATATCGACTCCGAAACCTGTATCCGTTACATTGACCGGTTCCTGATGTTTTACATTAAAACTGCCGATCCGCTTACACGTACCGCCACCTGGCTCAATAAAATGGAAGGCGGCATCGATTACCTGAGAAATGTAATCGTGCATGACAGCCTGAATATTGCCACGGAACTGGAGGCACAAATGCAAACACTCGTGGATCATTATGAATGCGAATGGAAAAAGGCGGTTGAGACCCCCGAGTTGCGGAAGCGCTTTACACACTTCATTAACGCGCCCGAAACCAAAGACCCTACAGTACTATTCGAAACCATGCGCGGACAAAAGAAGGCCGCTGAATGGTAAACTTCTTTTCAATCTTTTTTATGGAAAAAAACAACTGGATCTATGCCTGTAAGGCAACAGACATGCCGCACAACGGAGGCGTATGCGTGCAGTATGGAACAGAGCAGATTGCCCTGTATTATTTTACCCACCGCAATGAGTGGTACGCCACCCAGAACCTGTGTCCGCACAAAAAACAAATGGCTTTAAGCCGGGGGATGCTGGGCTCCCAGCAAGGTGAACCCAAGGTAGCCTGCCCGTTTCACAAAAGGACATTTTCGCTTCAGGACGGGCGATGCCTTAATGACGACGCCTGCAGCGCCATTAAAACCTTTCCCGTAAAAGTGCAGGAAGGGAATATTTTCATCGATGTATCATCTATTCATACACTTTATCCAACAACCATTTAATGCATGAACCGTACTCCTAAAAAATTGCTCACACTGGCAGCAATGCTGCTGCTGACGAAAGTCATTACCGCCCAAACGGCTCCTTCCCAAACAAGCGCCTCCCTCTGGGATGGCATGGTGATAGCCGGCTATGTTGACAAAGGCGCCTTTATCAACTTTGGCGGACCGGCTGTCAAATGGACCCACAAACCTTTTTGCATCAGCCTGGGCATGTTGCCTTCACTGCGTATTAAAGAAGACAAAGCGCCGGCCAATGCTACAAAAAATGCAGCCCTTACTCCCTCACTGGGTTGCGGCCTCAGCGCCTCCTATAAACACCTGGCCGTACAGGTACCCCTGTACTACAATGCAAAAACGGCCGCTTCCGATGGAAGATGGAACCTGGGCGTTGGCATTGGCTATAAATTCTAAACACAGCAATTATAAACAGCAAGCTCATACATTGACCTAAAACCTGAATTATGGATTACAAAAGACCTGCAGAAGTCGTTGCCTTGATGATTCAGTCCGGAACCGACAAAGGCCGGCTAAATACCACTGACCTTTTTGTCAGAGGCACGT
The sequence above is a segment of the Niabella agricola genome. Coding sequences within it:
- the nirB gene encoding nitrite reductase large subunit NirB encodes the protein MKIIVIGNGMVGQKFCEKLIAQKREHFELTVFGEETLPAYDRVHLSAYFAGKTVQDLCMKPMNWYSENNVALHLGDPVVQVDRDLKTVTSFEGKQFSYDYLVFATGSAAFVPPISGVDKHGVFVYRTIEDLNLIWRHAKIAKSAVVIGGGLLGLEAAKAMLDLGITNTHVIEFAPRLMPRQIDDGGSYVLTEKLRTLGITTHTQKNTAVILGNETITGLMFTDGSILSTDMLVISAGIKPRDELARKCGLQIGHRGGIAVNDQMQTSDPSIFAIGECAVHEGAVYGLVAPGYEMAEVAVHQITGGNKQFSGFDMSTKLKLIGIDVASFGDPFIDDKEARSIVYHDNHKGIYKRINISNDGTQLLGGILVGDAEAYNKLQQICTNKLAIPSSPSNLIVSTDKTENDHNDFELPAEALICSCEGVKKQAIEDAVVQNGCESFDAVKKCTGAGSGCGGCTPMVKDIINATLKKQGKIVRNIICEHFAYSRQELFDLIKIKDLHTFDEVLDSFGTGDGCEVCRPAISSILASLWNALIIKNENATSQDTNDRFLANIQKGGTYSVVPRIPGGEITPEKLIVIGTVAKKYNLYTKITGGQRIDLFGAHLNDLPLIWEELIAAGFESGHAYGKALRTVKSCVGSTWCRFGLHDSVSFAVRVENRYKGLRAPHKIKSAVSGCIRECAEAQSKDFGIIATEKGWNLYVCGNGGSKPQHALLLAADIDSETCIRYIDRFLMFYIKTADPLTRTATWLNKMEGGIDYLRNVIVHDSLNIATELEAQMQTLVDHYECEWKKAVETPELRKRFTHFINAPETKDPTVLFETMRGQKKAAEW
- the nirD gene encoding nitrite reductase small subunit NirD — its product is MEKNNWIYACKATDMPHNGGVCVQYGTEQIALYYFTHRNEWYATQNLCPHKKQMALSRGMLGSQQGEPKVACPFHKRTFSLQDGRCLNDDACSAIKTFPVKVQEGNIFIDVSSIHTLYPTTI